The Carassius auratus strain Wakin chromosome 21, ASM336829v1, whole genome shotgun sequence sequence GGTTGGACAGAGATTAGGTGATTATACCGTTGCACACTAGCACGCTGTTTCATTGGCTCTTACGTAAGAGGCTCAGAGTCTTGTATTCTTTTCAATAAAACTCCATCGGTAGGATACTGACATTCAGTCTTCCTAATGCACTATAGATCCNNNNNNNNNNNNNNNNNNNNNNNNNNNNNNNNNNNNNNNNNNNNNNNNNNNNNNNNNNNNNNNNNNNNNNNNNNNNNNNNNNNNNNNNNNNNNNNNNNNNGCTCATTTTGGGTCTCTTTAAGCCTAAAACAGTTCTCAAGTGTCAACCAATGTTGTTCAGCCTTCATAACATACCACTTGGCATGATAtatcaaaaagttgaaattaaaaaataaagtgcaaaactTATTTAATGGAGTATCTTTTTTTACACCTTGGTAGTATAAAACTATCTATTTTCACTGTAAGAGCAGCTCAAACATCAGATTGTTTCATTGAACAAACGTTGGAATAACAGTAAGTAAATTATATCATATGTATGACTTATTCCTTTAATACCTTATGCAGTTCTCCATGTTATAtacagtcacttttttttttttttacttgattggtCATGTGACATTCAAGGACagatagtattaagcctcaacgATGAACAACCAGGAGTGATGCAtcatttttaaagtaaacataTCTTAAGAGCTCTGGTGGCTTAAACTTTGGTCTGTTTGCCACACACACGtactgtatggcttcagaaggcATGGAATGTAGTGCATTTTGTCTTGATTTTACAACTAAATCACTATCCACTTTTGCTGGAAGAGCAGCTCGGACATTCTGGCAAACATCTAATTTTATGTTTCATGAAAGAAAGACAGTAACAAAGTTGGAATGACATTAGGCTGAGTAAATGGTGCCTTAAACTTTTCAATGACTATGTAAACCAATTATCATGCTCAAAATTACTCGTGCTGttgaacattttgaatttatattaGCAAATGCAAACAGCAGCAGGGTTGATTATGTAAGTAGTCTTAGTTCTTTCTAGCAATCACAGTGAGTGTGTCAGCCAACATGCACAGTTACTTCATACGCTCCTCTTTTCTAACATTTATaatggtcagtgtgtgtgtttttgagtaaTCCATAGGTTGCAAAGCATCCTCAAATGCATATCAACACAGCTGAAGgtaaacttaacaaaaaaaaaaaaaaaaaaacagcattttattgaCTTGAGTTTagtaaaaaaatgtcaaatgacaATAACAAGCATTGGAATACAAGCCATTTTGGACACACATCATCTTTTTGAAAGACATTAGACCAAAACTACAAACCTGAGATATGCCACAAAACTCCACAAATTGGCCATCAAATgctaaagagtttttttttattattattattattattattattagaaaaatagATTTCCAAGAAAAGATACTTTATACATTCAAGGAGCAGCACGCTTTCGCTGGAAATGTGCTGTTTGCTTCTCTACTGGTTTGTTAGTAAGACACTTGATCTGCAGTTCAGGGAGAAGATGAATAGAGACGGGGAACGTGCGAGACAGGGCGAGACAGATGGAGCGAAGAGAGAGAGGGGAGCGAGGGTGTGAAATGGAAAGCAGAGCCTCAGGCTTCCTTTTCGTCCCTTTCTTTCCGTGTTTTTGTCTTTACAGGAGCCGGCATGGTTGCGGTTCCCCCAGCCAGTCCCAGTGGGCGAAGAAAGGTGCAAAGTTGGTGCCCGGCTGCTGATGGTGAGCATCGTGCCGCAGCGCTCCACCCCAAAGGCCGAAGGGAACCAGACGATGCATCGCCCATGGGAAGTCGTACCCGCAGTGGTCCTCAGTGGACACCCAGATGTTAAAGAGCATGAACGCCCAGGCGGTGAGACAGTGGCACTGGAGGAGCAAAGGATCCACGGTGGTCCAGAAGCCCACGCTGAAGAGCTCCCAAGCGGACAAGTATTGCGTAACCAGGCTGAAGGTTTGGCGATACTGGTGGTGGAGCGCGTGGAAGGTGCGGTAGAGCCAGCCGATGCGGTGATGCAGGAGGTGCCACAAGTAGTACTGGAAGTCGAACACCACGGTGCAGCCCACGATTCCCAGTAAGAAGGCGGTGAGCGTGGGCGCCTCGCGGGGCAGCGGCACGGGCGGCCGCCAGAGCCACTGGGCTATGGCAGCGGGGAAGATGTAGAGCAGATGGTTGTACGTGGTGAGAGCCAAAGTGGAGCCGATGTTGGACCAGGTGACAGTGCGGTCCTGCTGGATCTGGAAGCGTTGGATGGAGGGCCAGGTGGGTGCGAGCAGGTCCAGCACTGTGTAGAAGAACACCAGCACCAGGTACATGGACACCGAGAGGATGACGGGAAACAGCGGGGAGCGCAAGGTGCTCTCGTGGTTCTGCTGGAGGTAATCCCACATGGGCTGCAGCACGGAGCGCTCCGACAGAGCCCAGGTTGTGTTGCTGATGTCCAGAATGCCACGCAGACCGCCGGTATTCATGTCCAGCTATGTGTTGTTGATGCAACAGTCAGGCTGCTGTTACTCCTGCAGTGGGGTGAGGATGCTGGCAGCAGCCGGCGGCGACTTTCTCTTGCTTTCTCTTGCTTTTTGTAAAAGATCTGATCTGCGCCAAATGAGGCAGGCCTTTACGCCTCTAAAATGTGTCCAAGCACCACCTCCTGCATCTGtagcatttctctctctctctttctctcaccccCCCACGCTCCTCTTCTCCTGgtatggtgtgtgtgtctgtgtgtggacgCTCTTTTCATCGTTAGTTCGAGGATAAATCCATCTGAAATGTTCATGCGCCACTCATTTCTGACTTAAGAGGTGGGAAGAAAAATGCAGAGATGTCTCGATCCGTGAAGTGTCTATTTGATTTGAATCATCTGCACtccatttagttttaatatatacacatatggaCATTGATTCATTGATACATTGCAGTTCAAACGATGTGAAAAATTTggcaatttgaatttaaatgtaactattaGTTCTGCGGTGGGAATTTATTTATGCAAGAACCGCAATCAAGAGACATGTAGCGTGCATTTGAATGTGCACAGCCACCGATtgtcaataataaattattattattattttttttattttttttcagattttatgcatttagcagtgaGTCACTTTGCTAAACATCTCTTGCACAGCATTTGGGTCCTTGTTTTTgtcaactgaaataaagctgaaataaaataaaacaatattagttgtaaaaatataaaattaatgtaaattacaaatgaaaattatatacttaaaaaaattatttaaaatttaaaaatactatatatatatatatatatatatatatatatatatatatatatatatatatatatatatatatatatatatatatatatacataaatgtattaaatctatatggaaatatacaaaataaaacacaaaaaaaagttataaaaatgaccaaaaaaaaaaaaaacataattatcaaaagttaaactaaatttgtaagttttaaaattttgatttttataaaaaaaaaaattaatgttattgaaattgaaaattttattcaaaatttgaataaatataataataatacaaacaataataaaataacagtaaaaaattaCTTGAGTCATGAATTTAGATAATCTACTATTTTTATTTGAGCTGACCTGTTCCTTTAACTGCTTTAAGTTGTATTTGTGTAACAGGTGGATATTGAAGCACACTGTATATAGCAACTGACCTCAACATTACAGCATTTcaggattaattaattaattagcatGGCATTAACATAACTTGACATTACACAAcatattcattaatattcatatgtTTGTCTGGCTAGACTTGAGTAAATGCATCTTAAACATCAACCCATCTCTGTATAAGGATGAGTAGGCCTGTGCACCCTAGTTTCTCTCGCttttcctctttctgtctctcattaATCATAGCTTTTCTGTCAGGCCTTCTCAGAGATAAAAAGCCCTTGtttatattttgatgtttttcagaCCAGAAAGTTGCAGTTGGGTGTCCAAGAAGCTGAGAGCAGGACAGGGCAGAGCTGGTCTCTGTGGAGTCATTAATGATCCACTtctcaggcaaaaaaaaaaaaaatcctccatgATAGagacaacagatttttttttaatttgtattatttgatttcaGTATATATATCTATAACCTAATTGTTAGTGCAGGAAGCATgaataaatcacagaaatacaaacactgaataaaaatgtgaataatttatgAGTCACTCACAGGCTGATTGACAAGAGATGCAGTGTGTTAatgcttaaaggtgaagtgtcattttttttttagcttttaactCACATGATGTAAGCTATTCATATCAGTGCATGGAAATTTTAGTGATTAATTTGCATGGACTGTGTATTACAGCCAGAACATATGAAgtataaaatatactatttattgtttttatcaaataaaatgtatgcaggtttgaaataagtacatttaattttcaagccaatgtatacatatttttgcattacaggaatagttcacacaaaaaattaaatttactcactctcaggccttctgagtttatttctttattggaaTGGATTTAGAGAAATTGAGCATTACATAACTTACATAACATAAGACTATCCACTGTTATCCTCTCATTTCAAAATCTGccaatgtattcatttaaaactGTTGGACAGTTGTAAagtgtgcttgatctgtgcatatttctctcctgattcagacatgacaactttttcactggagaaattaATATTATGGAAAGAGGAGTTATATTTCAgctagaagcaatggtttgaagtcaAAAATGTCTTGAAGTTGTTTCTGGCAAACaggcagcttttcacttcaaaagatttaactgatggacaggagaggtgtagattattgtgatgtttgtatcagctgttcggactctcattctgacggcacccattcactgcagaggatgcattgATGTAATGCTTATGTTATGTAATGCTTATTCTCCAAATCTCTTCCAAACTCAAGTATATCTCAGATGACCTGGGGGTGagtactattcctttaacataaaAGTGAAGTTTTCAGTATTTTGTGTTCTGGTAAAACTTGAACTGGCATTGTTTCTCACCACAGATGCTCAGTCAAAGCCACTACAGCTTGACGGAGGTTTCAGCTTGCTTGAATTGCAAGGAAAAGCCTTCCGGACCACCAGGATTAGCTGTCCGGTCCTGTAGCTGCTCGAATAGTTCATCATCATCTGGTTGCAGTGAGTTGTCGATACCAGGAGCCTGCAAGCTCTTACATAACATGAAGTATGCAATGTTTATTTACTTGTACAGATTACTTTTGTGAGAATTGGGTTGTTAAATTAGGTTAGTTATGAGAGCAAATTCTCTTACCTGGCAAAATAGAGTGCTTTTGTAGATGAACAGCCATTATGTACTTGATAACTGgtttgtttcttgagcagcaaatcggcacatttctgaaagatcatgcagCACAGgagtaatgaaaattcagctttgcattacaggaataaattacatttaaaatagaaatcagttattttaaattgtaataatacttcacaatattacagtttgtaATGtatactgatcaaataaatgcagccttggtgagcataagggacttattttaaaaacatttcttttaaatctaATGGGCCacaaactttgaatggtagtgtcaGTTGTGTCCAATTCAAAATTTGAAAACAACTTTCCAAAGTATCTCAAGGATACTGAACTATCTCTGGTATTACCAAAGCTGAGCCACTAGAGGTCAGAAACACATTGCCATTAAAACAGCAGATCGCAAGGAGCAGCCTGTCTTCTCAAGATGTGATGAACCTAGCATGTTGTGCTGTTTTCTTTAATGGTGTTTAGACAACTGCAGTAATATGAGTACTGAGATATTATATGAACATATTACAGATTTGTGTGTGACTATAAGGGTAACTGGCCTCCAAGAACATAGAAATTAAATAGGTTTCCTCACTCTAATTCACACAGTAGCCTACTTCGAAGGGAAACGTTTCATCATCTTAATGAACGGAAAACACTTTTGCTCGGAGGGCTGGGGGTGAAACACACCTGAGCCTCGTCCTGACACCCCCCTCTGCTCTCCCTCAGGTGAGATCAGGAGTAAAAAATAGACTCGACTTTATCcttggagagaaagagagatcttGGAACATCTTTTACAGGGGGGTAAAACTGTCCGGAAcgcaatattaaataaatattgatctGCACAAATTAATAGTCTTCGGTTTGAAGTTCTTTTAGACTAAGAGTAACTCCATGGGATTAATAGCATAGTTTTAGGAAAACAAGAATTCTGGGTACGTCATCATGTCCTATTCCTTCGAGCAATAATAGTCGTGACGTAAACGACTTTGCTTGGAGGATGTTACTGGATTTTCCAATCGAAGCACTGAAGCTTTCTGAACAAGCTGAACCAGACAATCATGCAGAAAGAACAGAACAAAACGTCCCGTTCACACTGACTGTGAATAACAACTATCCTGTTCACACTATGATAACTAAACCTAGGCCTTTAAAACTTACCCAAAGGGAAGCCCCAACATAATAACACTTTAGCCACctcttacaaaaaaaacaacaacatagttGTACTACAATGAATGGTTACCATAGTTAAACAATGGCAATCACAacttaaccatggttttgctacactataGCCATAGCTTAACTATGTTAAAAcggtggttatacaaatggtggtcaatatgcaaaaaaaaaaaaaaaaacatggttactatactTTTCTTATAGGtctaataaaaccatggttaattttcgtaagcgACGAAAGAAGAATAGTACACTTAATAATATGGAGAATGGCCTTTATTTCTTTCCAGCATTCTCCACAAACAAATGTTGAGCGGGTACGAAATTCGTGAAAAGAGCTGCAATAAATGCGTATGTACAGAATTCCACTCACTTAAATGTAGCGGGCTTCAAAGTCACAGAAATACACTTTTTATGCTGCAGACAACAAAACTGAGCTGCAAACTTCTAATAAACACAATGCTATCATGTTGAAGATAATATAGTCATGATTATAGGTATTGTTCTTTGTGTACGGGAACAGGCCTTAAGGCACATATGCCCAACCATAAGAAGAGAATTCAGGCAAATTGGGATGCTTTTTGCCATTGTGGTGAGTGAGTGGGGAAATGGCGCAGTTATCCTTAATTATCCCTATGTACTGTATATCACAACTGAAAAAACGCAACCATAAAGCATATTCTTCTCTCTCCATCTGTGTTCGGATTCTAGTACTGGTCTTCTAGTACTATGAATCACTAATAATCACATGATTAAATAAATGAGCTCCAGTCAAGTGATAAGCCAAGTACAGAATCTTAATAAACGTCTCTTAtcttctctctcgctcactctctcatTCCCCAGACAGAGGTAATAGGCCTTGTTATGTGATCAGTTGCAATGACTTAATGACCAGAATTAGAGCTTTTTTTATGCATCTATGACAGAGATGCTGATGAAACACTTTTAGAGGGACGTAGGATAAGGAAAGCTTCCCCcaatcatatttaattaaaccTACCATTTGTGCTGTGGACCTGAATGAAATCAAATCATGTGAGATGTCAGATTCCACGACTCCATCCGTATTGACACACAGGGGTGGGCCCTTTTGACTTGGGGCAGGCAGTTTAAAGAGGACCCATGTGGGGTCCCAGAGACGCCTGGGGGCATAAGCCATTTCTAGTTTCCAGAATGTCATGCCATCTCCATCAACATAATCACAAAGGCATTTCCTATAAATAAGTTctgtttaaaatcatattttctttttcctttctcttttaaTGCTTTCCATTTTTCTAGCTTCTGTTCTACTTTAGTTCACTCTTAAAAGGCATGAATTCTTGGTTTGTTTGCTATAGACAGGTTGGTGCTGACAACCAGCATCTTTCTGGTTTAGCAGGTTGACCAAGAATGTCTTGCTGGTTAAGCTAGTTAATTAGCCTATTAAATGTTTGGGTTCGGTAACATCTTTTATGAGTTTCTTTTGATCGCCAATGTGGCAAGTTGAtccaaaataatgtaaaaaaaaaaacagtaaaattgtgaaatattatttaaaataatatttcctatttgaatatattgtaaaatgtgatttattccaaTGATGCACGGCAtgggagtaagtgattaatgacaaaattttcattttggggtggagtatccctttaaaggatcATGGTTCAGCAATGTGATGAAAACACCCATCTAAAATCAGAAAAACATCAGCTGATTAAAAGACATTGAGCAAAAAAGGCTCATAAAGTAAATGTCTGCatatgctctgtgtgtgtgtgtgtgtgtgtgtgtgtgtgtgtgtgcgtgtgtgtgtgtgtgtgtgtgtgtgtgtgtgtgtgtgtgtgtgtaaggctcTAGGGAGGCCGCTACTATTTTATTCGGAGTGTGTTTTCAGTGCAGGTGTATGAAAGGGTGCGGACTGAGGTCACAGGGTTACTATGGTGCAACACCTGAGCTATCATACATCGTCACGACAACAGAGGAGGGTCCTTCCTGCACAGGTTACTCAAAAACAACTCCATCCACCCCTGAAAAGAGCTTGTTCACCAACACACAGAACTTCACTTCTCAGCTCTCAACGAGGTAAGACACATTTTTCTGTTCACCAGCAACCCTTTAGACCTCAGTTAATATTTCAAAGATGTCTAATAATATGATAAAAAGTAAGtttgtacttttaaaatggtttttaacTTTGCAAAATTGGTAACTTGGCTGTGGGAGTACCATTGGAGAGTGATTGCACTTTGATTTGCATCTTGGTACTGAATGATTATTACTAGTATTGACATGCTGCTATGTCCAGTAAAAAATACTGTGATACTTCTTCCTGAACTGGACGTGTCCCCCGTCTGCTCCACAGGTGCTCTGCAGCAGTAATGCCCAGTAAACTGGAGGGAGCCATGGATGCGCTCATCACCGTCTTTCACAACTACTCAGGGAGCGAGGGAGACAAATACAAACTCAGTAAAGGAGAGCTGAAGGACCTTCTCAACAGTGAACTCACCGACTTCCTCACGGTTAGCCATCAGAACATTCACGACTAATTTCAAAGCTTAACTTAAATAGACCTGGCTTTTATCAGAGTTCATATTGTTATGGCCTGGGCCTGTATTGTAAGACTAATCTTAATCCAAACTGGAAAAGCAAAGAGACATTTATAAGAATgtacaataatgtacaataaaatttaattaaatatatgtattattattacatgaaatatatattaatttatatatatttatatatattttatatatatatttatttatatttatatttatatatatatatatatatatgtatatatatatatatatatatatatatatatatatatatatatatatatatatatatatatatataatttatttggtatatatgtattaataaatattatgtatactatatatattttttgtttgtttgtttttcaattatATAATTGATAAATagaatattcacaatataataatacttattatttattattttacaaaatatataatattttacaaaattaaaaggtattcttaattatattaatttgtatatttattaataacaatatatacatacatacatacatacatatatatatatacataacatttaatgaaaataaataaataaataaatacatacatacatacatacatataatatatgaCCTGACacttaaaaatgacttaaaacatttattcatttaataaaattagcaAGTTACctgacaaagaaaaaacattttcataataaagatttattttggaTTTGTATTAAGCAAATGTATTAAACTATGGACAAATGTATTAAGCTATAGATGTTTATGAATGGATTTGCACTGCAAGCATTTATGGAAATTGaggtttaatttagttttctcatcagaaaatgaatttaaatcacATGTAATCTTTTGATTTCATATGACATTAGAGTTGTTATGAACACATACAAAGACAGCAAGAGGGAAATCTCTTGGCGTGGTGTTCAAAACGCTCTCTTTCCATCAAGAAAACAGCCCATAACATCACCTCACTGACTGCTTAGTCAACCATACATAATAGTTTAATGCCATCTATTAAGATTTGCAATCTCATCTTGAAATGCAGCACATACCCTGCTCTTACTCTATGCATTAATATGTGCACGTTTGAGTGAGTTTTTGGCTACAGTGTGTTGATTAGTGATAATGATTTGGTTAATTTTGCAATAAACATTTCATGTTGTTTACTGTGTTTGCGATGAATTCATTTCCTGTGTGCACAGGCGTGTAATTCCAGCTCTCACACTGGGACAGGCCACTTGGTGAGCCGGCTAAAAATCTGaggaaatgcattaaatgaattattcctttcccaTCAGATACAATATCGTTCCATAAAACTGCCCCCATTCATGATGAGGAAACTTTATCTGAATCTCAATGAGACAAAAGTTCAGGAAAACAGCGCTTGGGTCATCCTGGTGTGTCTCTGTGACGCATTCATGCAGATCTTTGGGGAtttgagcagtgtgtgtgtgtgtgtgtgtgtgtgtgtgtgtttgtgtgtgtctcaagAGGAGAATAAGTTGCCTCTCCTCCCTCTTTGAGTGAATCTTATAAATCTGTAAAGAACACACCTAGATCATATTCAtaccaaaatttaaataaattggtattgttttgttttattttattttattattatcattattatcattatttattttaaatgaaaaaattaattgctgCAGAAAAAGCCTGTTTTTAGGACTATTAGGAATGTTGcattatatattcattattgtGATGTAAAAATTCACATTCtcattattttaaagcaaaaatgaataaaaaaatattatatatttaaactatattatagtttaaaattaataatgaaatgaattaataataacaaataattaagAGTGTTTAGCATAAAGCTATAAATGTTTACATACAAATAAAGAGATgtcgatgatagatagatagatagatagatagatagatagatagatagatagatagatagatagatagatagatagatagatagatagatagatagatagatagatagatagatagatagatagatagatagattgtgaGAACATTGTGACAGGTTCGTTTTAATTGAAATGTGTTCatactgttttaaataaaacattatgctAATTTATACTAATGATACAGTTAAATGcaactggaaaaaaagaaaactgcaaagtaaaatgttttgattgcattagcATTCTGAGGacaaatgtgcttaattgtcatgcaAATATCGTCTCAACGCAACAAAATTTTAATGGTTCAAAAAACAGGCTTTTTTGGTTATGTAAcatcatttcttattttcttcatttaattTTTGGGATGAAATATGAGCTGGCCGTGTTTTCGTGAGATGTGGGTCTCAGCTGTGTACGCATCATCAGAAGGAGGCTGTTGCTTACGCATCATCAATTACTGGCTGGAACACAGCCCAATATAGATTCGCACCTCTCCCtcgccacaacacacacacgctctccaGGGAGTGTGTACTGTAACGTTAGGAGGCAGAAAGTGTAATGAGTGAGATGTTAAACTGTGTCTGGTGGCTTCATGtgttaaccacacacacacacacacacacacactcagatacacacatacagtgtagCCACAGGCTGATGGTTTCCAGCATCACCACTGGGACGAACAGACACTGGTTTTTGCCCAGTAGTGCTCACATGGAATGAATGTCAGGATAGATAGATGAACATCCTTGAGATGATCTGATGATCTTTTTTGAATGGTCTGGAAACAGACTGTCACATCAGTATCAGTGACATAGCACTAGTGAAAACAAACATATACCCATCATTAAGCAATTTCTATAAGAAAGCAGTGCATTTGAACTTGTTCCACAGAGCTTTTATCAGAGTGTGATTGTTATTCTGGTTTAAAAGCTGAAAACATCAAATGATTCAGACTGGAGaaacatattatataaaacactacaaaaaatattttattaaatcaaaatgtattcctttgataaaatttgaataaatataattcaaatatatatattcatttataaatattaagataACTTTAAAATCAATTTAGCATGACTCACATTAGATGTGAAAAAGGGTCTGATCTTAATCATTTCTGAAGTACACCATATATTATATCTATTATTcggaaaaattatttaaaaaaatccaaaaatagaatattttgatttagtatgtgtatatatatatatatatgtaatttatatcttttttaagcaataagccccaagaagccgtggtttacagtgatttTATAATCGGCATGAGATGGaagtagcaattttttttttctctctactgTGACATCTATCTGAGTAAAACAGCTTTTGAAATGAGAGGGCGGGCCTTGATTTCGTTCTTTGGAAAATGATTGGATCGTTGGAAGTTGGTGCGTTGCTATcaaaatggaggcagatctgaatgccaGTTTGGAGTTCGTTGTGGGGGGATTTCTCTCCACTGGTTTCACCGCTGACACCctaacatgaatacattttttatttattgtgaaagAAAATGACGAGGACAATCAGCACGTGcacgcaagagagagagagagactgcctGAATGACTGAGTGTGTCCCCCATCCGgttaagtaaaaaaacaaaaaaggtttgAAATGTCCTAAGAGTAATGTGGTAATATCCTTATATCCTTTCAATTTTTAAGGGTAGTGTACTCCCCCATGGCTTGCATCAGCACTGTTCTATAAAGTTTTCCCCGTGGTTTATCCCACTGTTCACCCTCACATCTCTAGCTCCGCCCTTGAGCCATAGCTCGTGACCAGACCAGAAAAATAATGTGCACGGATAAATTATTTCTAATAAACACTACAGTATTccattaaaaaataagatttttcaaTTTCGATTTCATGCCAACTAtccattttgtatatatatatatggaaatattaaatatatatatcctATTTCAGGACATTTTGACTAATCAGCATCCAGTAGCAGAATCATTTGTGTGTAAATGCACAATATGGCATTCATATGTTTCAAGCTGTGCTGAGTTGTTTTGTCTGTTCTGCCTTTGTTTAGTCTCAGAAGGACCCCCATCTAGTGGAAAAGATCATGAACGATCTGGACTCCAACAAGGATAACGAGGTCGACTTTAACGAGTTTGTGGTGCTGGTGGCGGCTCTGACGGTTGCATGCAATG is a genomic window containing:
- the LOC113038978 gene encoding protein S100-A1-like yields the protein MKGCGLRSQGYYGATPELSYIVTTTEEGPSCTGYSKTTPSTPEKSLFTNTQNFTSQLSTRCSAAVMPSKLEGAMDALITVFHNYSGSEGDKYKLSKGELKDLLNSELTDFLTSQKDPHLVEKIMNDLDSNKDNEVDFNEFVVLVAALTVACNDFFQEQQKKKGK